From one Mucilaginibacter inviolabilis genomic stretch:
- a CDS encoding metal-dependent hydrolase, whose protein sequence is MKTTYYGQSTIEIETGGKKLLFDPFITHNALAKHIDINTIKPDYILVSHGHGDHVADLIEVQKNSGAKVICIAEIANWLGSKGIDNVHGMNIGGGFNFEFGRVKMVNAIHSSTMPDGAPGGNPAGFVIYTNEGKNIYFAGDTALTYDMKLLADDNLDWAYLPLGDNYTMGADDAIKAAGFINCKNIIGMHYDSFPAIKIAKDEVAEKFVKAGLNLKLPAVGETIEL, encoded by the coding sequence ATGAAAACTACCTATTACGGACAATCGACCATTGAGATAGAAACCGGCGGCAAAAAACTACTTTTTGATCCTTTTATCACCCATAATGCACTGGCCAAACATATCGATATCAATACCATCAAGCCCGACTATATTTTGGTATCGCACGGTCATGGCGACCACGTGGCCGACCTGATCGAGGTGCAAAAAAACAGCGGAGCCAAGGTGATCTGTATAGCCGAAATCGCTAACTGGCTTGGCAGCAAAGGCATCGACAATGTACATGGTATGAATATTGGCGGCGGCTTTAACTTTGAATTCGGTCGGGTTAAGATGGTAAATGCTATCCACTCCAGCACCATGCCCGATGGCGCACCGGGTGGTAACCCTGCAGGATTTGTGATTTACACCAACGAAGGTAAAAACATATACTTTGCCGGCGATACCGCGCTTACCTATGATATGAAATTACTGGCCGACGATAACCTGGACTGGGCTTATTTACCCCTGGGCGATAACTATACTATGGGTGCCGATGACGCCATCAAAGCAGCAGGATTTATTAATTGCAAAAACATTATTGGTATGCACTATGATTCGTTCCCGGCAATTAAGATTGCCAAAGATGAGGTAGCTGAGAAATTTGTTAAAGCTGGGCTTAACCTTAAATTGCCCGCGGTTGGTGAAACTATAGAGTTGTAA